A window of the Phalacrocorax carbo chromosome 26, bPhaCar2.1, whole genome shotgun sequence genome harbors these coding sequences:
- the LOC135317694 gene encoding class I histocompatibility antigen, F10 alpha chain-like, producing MERVRALGLGLLLGVLVGAASGLHSLRYFHVGVSEPSPGVPQFTSVGYVDQNPITRYDSEMGHVEPQVQWMEANLDQQYWDRQTQIGQSNQEVYRVNFDTLRRRYNQSGGTHTLQRMAGCDLLEDGSTRGFYQEAYDGRDFIAFDMNTMTFTAADVAAQVTKRKWEEDDNYNEQLKLYLENTCIEWLRKYVSYGRAVLERKEPPTVRVSGKEAQGILTLHCRAYGFYPRPIAISWLKDGEVRDAETERGSVAPNSDGTYYTWASIEARPEDKDKYRCRVEHASLLEPGLFAWEPESNLLTIVLAVALAIGAVAAVIAGFTFWKWKSEKNKKGYDKAPSTDGGSGSAASGMPI from the exons atGGAGCGGGTGCGGGCGCTgggcctggggctgctgctgggggtccTCGTTGGGGCGGCGAGCG GGCTCCATTCCCTGCGCTACTTCCATGTTGGGGTGTCGGAGCCCAGCCCGGGGGTACCCCAGTTCACGTCTGTGGGGTACGTGGACCAGAACCCCATTACACGCTACGACAGCGAGATGGGGCACGTGGAGCCCCAGGTGCAGTGGATGGAAGCAAATTTGGATCAGCAGTACTGGGACAGACAGACCCAGATCGGACAGAGCAATCAGGAGGTGTACCGCGTGAACTTCGACACCCTGCGGCGCCGCTACAACCAGAGCGGGG GGACTCACACGTTGCAGCGCATGGCCGGCTGTGACCTCCTGGAGGACGGTAGCACCAGGGGGTTTTATCAGGAAGCCTACGACGGGAGGGACTTCATTGCCTTCGACATGAACACGATGACGTTCACCGCAGCGGACGTGGCAGCGCAAGTCACCAAGAGGAAGTGGGAGGAGGACGACAATTACAATGAGCAGTTGAAGCTCTACCTGGAGAACACCTGCATCGAGTGGCTGAGGAAGTACGTGAGCTACGGACGGGCCGTGCTGGAGAGGAAAG agccccccacgGTCCGAGTGTCGGGGAAGGAGGCCCAGGGGATCCTGACCCTGCACTGCCGCGCTTACGGCTTCTACCCGCGGCCCATCGCCATCAGCTGGCTGAAGGACGGCGAGGTCAGGGACGCGGAGACCGAGAGGGGCAGCGTCGCGCCCAACAGCGACGGCACCTACTACACCTGGGCCTCTATTGAGGCCCGCCCGGAGGACAAGGACAAGTACCGGTGCCGCGTGGAACACGCCAGCCTGCTGGAGCCCGGCCTCTTTGCGTGGG agCCGGAGTCCAACCTGCTCACCATCGTGCTGGCGGTGGCTCTTGCCATCGGGGCTGTCGCCGCCGTCATCGCTGGATTCACCTTCTGGAAGTGGAAATCAG agaagAATAAGAAGGGCTACGACAAGGCGCCAA GCACGGACGGGGGCTCTGGCAGCGCGGCCTCAG GGATGCCCATCTGA
- the TAP2 gene encoding antigen peptide transporter 2, with protein MALLPAVRLACLLLLVDLVVLAALAQLAPALAWLGLAAAWLEAGLRLLAFIVAGWLLAPGGPQGAAVVLSLSPAIFLTLRSLLVPYGAAPALLATATPSWLALTHVTTAAALLTWATPAPGEAVGTKSPVAVGRLLALARTEWPVLGGAFLFLVLAVLGESAGPYCTGKALDAVKHGDGPTAFTIGLVIAADLGSSLFAGCRGGLFTLALARLKRNTRYRLFSCLVRQDLAFFQKTPAAKLSARLANDVPLLCNAVPSSVNVALRSLVTVVGLGGFMVGLSPRLALLALLEVPLAITARKVYNARYQVLQRAMLDATANTAAVVQEAVSSIETVRTFAGEEEEERRHSQALAEMLGLKDRMDVEKALFTLVRRALQLAVQVLVLCYGHRQHSEGTITTGSLVTFLLYQDKVSRHVMALVFGHGDLLSKAAAGRKVLEYLDREPTGDSGGTWAPTTLRGHVSFQRVSFAYPMHPKHLVLQDVSFELRPGEVTALAGLNGSGKSTCAGLLERFYEPGAGEVLLDGVPLRDYEYHYLHRQVVLVGQEPVLFSGTIRDNITFGLEGCTEDEVRAAAAAAGALDFISALDQGFNTSVGEKGGQLSAGEKQRIAIARALVRQPTVLILDEATSALEREGEEALQQWVRSWGTRTVLLITHCPRMLEAADRVVVLERGTVAETGTPAELRHRCGPYSRLLQRAPGTGWPETTGTGCGE; from the exons ATGGCGCTGCTCCCTGCCGTCCGCCTGgcctgcctcctgctcctggtTGACCTGGTGGTGCTGGCGGCGCTGGCCCAGCTGGCCCCGGCGCTGGCATGGTTGggcctggcagctgcctggctgGAAGCCGGACTCCGGCTGCTGGCGTTTATCGTGGCCGGGTGGCTCCTGGCGccggggggtccccagggcgCCGCCGTCGTGCTCAGCCTCAGTCCAGCCATCTTCCTCACCCTCCGGAGCCTCCTGGTGCCTTATGGTGCCGCACCGGCGCTGCTGGCCACGGCCACACCATCATGGTTGGCCTTGACCCACGTCACAACTGCCGCGGCGCTGCTGACTTGGGCCACGCCGGCGCCCGGCGAGGCCGTGGGCACCAAGTCGCCGGTGGCCGTGGGGCGGCTGCTGGCGCTGGCACGGACCGAGTGGCCTGTCCTCGGTGGTGCCTTCCTCTTCCTGGTGTTGGCCGTGCTGG GTGAGTCCGCGGGGCCGTATTGCACCGGCAAAGCCCTGGATGCCGTCAAGCACGGGGATGGACCCACCGCCTTCACCATCGGCCTGGTCATCGCCGCTGATTTGGGCAG ctcgCTGTTCGCTGGCTGCCGTGGGGGTCTCTTCACCTTGGCGCTAGCCCGGCTCAAACGGAACACCCGCTACCGGCTCTTCTCCTGCCTGGTGCGCCAGGATCTGGCCTTCTTCCAGAAGACACCGGCAG CCAAACTGTCCGCCCGGTTGGCCAACGACGTGCCCCTGTTGTGCAACGCGGTGCCGAGCAGCGTCAACGTGGCGTTGCGGAGCTTGGTGACGGTGGTGGGGTTGGGTGGCTTCATGGTGGGGCTCTCGCCCCGCCTGGCGCTGCTGGCGCTGCTGGAGGTGCCCCTCGCCATCACCGCGCGCAAGGTCTACAATGCCCGGTACCAG GTGCTGCAGCGAGCCATGCTGGATGCCACGGCCAACACGGCGGCGGTGGTGCAAGAGGCAGTCTCCTCCATCGAGACGGTGCGGACCTTtgccggggaggaggaggaggagcgccGTCACAGCCAGGCACTGGCCGAGATGCTGGGGCTGAAGGACCGGATGGACGTGGAGAAGGCGCTCTTCACCCTCGTCCGGCGG GCGCTGCAGCTGGCTGTGCAGGTGCTGGTGCTCTGCTATGGGCACCGGCAGCACTCTGAGGGGACCATCACCACCGGCAGCCTCGTCACTTTCCTCCTCTACCAGGATAAAGTCAGCCGCCACGTGATG gCACTGGTCTTTGGCCACGGCGACTTgctgagcaaagcagcagccGGCCGCAAGGTCTTGGAGTACCTGGACCGGGAACCCACCGGGGACAGCGGGGGTACGTGGGCGCCCACCACGCTGCGGGGCCACGTCTCCTTCCAGCGCGTCTCCTTTGCCTACCCCATGCACCCCAAGCACCTCGTCCTGCAG gacGTCTCCTTTGAGCTGCGCCCTGGTGAGGTGACGGCGCTGGCAGGGCTCAATGGCAGCGGGAAAAGCACCTGCGCGGGGCTGCTGGAGCGCTTCTACGagcccggggccggggaggtgctgctggacGGGGTGCCGCTGCGGGACTACGAGTACCACTACCTGCACCGCCAG GTGGTGTTGGTGGGGCAGGAGCCCGTGCTTTTCTCCGGCACCATCCGAGACAACATCACCTTCGGGCTGGAGGGCTGCACGGAGGACGAGGTGAGAGcggccgccgctgctgctggtGCCCTGGACTTCATCTCGGCGCTGGACCAGGGCTTCAACACCA GTgtgggggagaaaggggggCAGCTCTCAGCAGGGGAGAAGCAGCGGATCGCCATCGCCCGGGCCCTGGTGCGGCAACCCACCGTCCTCATCCTCGACGAAGCTACCAGTGCCCTGGAGAGGGAGGGCGAGGAGGCG ctgcagcagtgggtgCGGAGCTGGGGGACCCGGACGGTGCTGCTCATCACCCACTGCCCGCGGATGCTGGAGGCGGCCGACCGCGTCGTGGTGCTGGAACGCGGCACCGTGGCCGAGACGGGGACGCCTGCTGAGCTGCGGCACCGCTGTGGGCCCTACAGCCGCCTGCTGCAGCGCGCTCCTGGCACGGGGTGGCCAGAGACGACGGGGACGGGCTGCGGGGAATAG
- the TAP1 gene encoding antigen peptide transporter 1 gives MGAPHARRLLALLGPERRRCAVVAALMAASVLGEMAVPYFTGRVTDWVASEDEVAAAWPMALLGLSSAITEFTCDVTYAGMLSRVLGQLQRRVFAAVLRRDVASLRVTGTGAVTARVTGDVEATHAAVSEALSILLWYLARGVCLLVTMAWLSPHLAFVTLLSLPILLLLPRCIGKIQQGLSQRVQEALAGATKVAVETFQAMATVRSFAHEARAAERYHQHLRHVYGLEWKEAATYATTLWASGFSALALKLGLLCYGGQLVAAGTITTGDLVTFLIYQMQFTEAVRVLLLYYPNMTKAVGSSEKIFEFLDQEKQVAPTGTLAPDVLRGHLKLEDVWFSYPGHQEPVLKGVSLELHPGEVLAVVAPPGAGKSTLVSLVLNLHPPEAGRVLLDGHPLPAYQHPYLRCQVAAVPQEPVLFSRSLHANIAYGPGSWSRAQVTVAARRAGAHAFITRLPRGYDTEVGELGGQLSGGQRQGVAIARALVRNPRVLILDEPTSALDTESQLQVEQEIFGASGAGRAVLLVTGQVALAMRAQRVAVLEGGRLHELESPKELLCPGSRYWHLLQGGGQGGTAGDGDMGEEGGEELGTGTARDGDTRSQGGGTRDRCAETRSWDGDNESWDGDNESCDGDTSNQDGDTTNQDGEAKSWDGDNKSCDGDTESCDKGPGEL, from the exons ATGGGGGCCCCCCACGCCCGCCgcctcctggccctgctgggCCCCGAGCGCCGGCGCTGCGCGGTGGTGGCGGCGCTGATGGCGGCCTCGGTCCTCG GAGAGATGGCCGTCCCTTACTTCACGGGGCGCGTCACCGACTGGGTGGCCAGCGAGGACGAGGTGGCGGCCGCCTGGCCTATGGCACTGCTGGGGCTCAGCAG CGCCATCACCGAATTCACCTGCGATGTCACCTACGCGGGGATGCTGAGCCGGGTGCTGGGACAACTCCAACGTCGTGTCTTTGCCGCTGTCCTGCGACGGGATGTCGCCTCCCTGCGAGTGACAGGGACCGGAGCGGTGACAGCGCGGGTGACAGGGGATGTGGAAGCCACTCACGCGGCGGTGTCTGAGGCGCTCAGCATCCTGCTGTGGTATCTGGCGCGGGGCGTTTGTCTCCTGGTCACCATGGCGTGGTTGTCACCCCACCTGGCCTTTGTCACACTCCTGTCACTGCccatcctcctgctgctgccccgaTGCATTGGCAAGATCCAGCAG GGGCTGTCACAGCGGGTGCAGGAGGCGCTGGCGGGTGCCACCAAGGTGGCGGTGGAGACCTTCCAGGCCATGGCGACCGTCCGCAGCTTCGCCCACGAGGCCAGGGCGGCCGAGCGGTACCACCAGCACCTGCGCCACGTCTACGGGCTGGAGTGGAAGGAGGCGGCCACCTACGCCACCACGCTCTGGGCCAGCGGG TTCTCAGCGCTGGCCCTGAAGTTGGGACTCCTCTGCTATGGGGGACAGCTGGTGGCCGCGGGGACCATCACCACCGGGGACCTTGTCACCTTCCTCATCTACCAGATGCAGTTCACCGAGGCCGTGAGG GTCCTGCTCCTCTACTACCCCAACATGACCAAAGCCGTGGGCTCCTCAGAGAAGATCTTTGAATTCCTGGACCAAGAGAAGCAGGTGGCACCTACGGGGACGCTGGCACCCGATGTCCTACGGGGCCACCTCAAGCTTGAGGACGTCTGGTTCTCCTATCCCGGTCACCAAGAGCCCGTGCTCAAG GGCGTGTCCCTTGAGCTGCACCCCGGGGAGGTGCTGGCGGTGGTGGCCCCTCCAGGGGCAGGGAAGAGCACCCTGGTATCCCTGGTCCTGAACCTGCACCCGCCGGAGGCCGGGCGGGTGCTGCTGGACGGTCACCCCCTCCCTGCCTACCAGCACCCCTACCTGCGCTGCCAG GTGGCCGCCGTCCCGCAGGAGCCGGTGCTCTTCTCCCGCTCGCTCCACGCCAACATCGCCTACGGGCCGGGGAGCTGGAGCCGGGCGCAGGTGACGGTGGCAGCCCGCCGGGCGGGTGCCCACGCCTTCATCACCCGCCTGCCCCGGGGCTATGACACAG AGGTGGGCGAGCTGGGGGGGCAGCTCTCCGGGGGACAGCGGCAAGGGGTGGCCATCGCTCGGGCCCTGGTGAGGAACCCCCGTGTCCTCATCCTCGATGAACCCACCAGTGCCCTGGACACCGAGAGCCAGCTGCAG GTGGAGCAGGAGATCTTCGGAgccagcggggccgggcgcgcGGTGCTGCTGGTGACGGGGCAGGTGGCCCTGGCCATGCGGGCGCAGCGGGTGGCCGTGCTGGAGGGGGGACGACTGCACGAGCTGGAGTCCCCCAAGGAGCTCCTGTGCCCCGGCAGCCGTTactggcacctgctgcaggGCGGGGGACAGGGGGGGACAGCgggggatggggacatgggggaggagggtggggaagagctggggacggggacagcaAGGGATGGGGATACCAGGAGCCAGGGTGGGGGTACCAGGGACAGGTGTGCGGAGACCAGGAGCTGGGATGGGGACAATGAGAGCTGGGATGGGGACAACGAGAGCTGTGATGGGGACACTAGCAACCAGGATGGGGACACTACAAACCAGGATGGGGAGGCCAAGAGCTGGGATGGGGACAACAAGAGCTGCGATGGGGACACTGAAAGCTGTGACAAGGGACCGGGAGAGCTGTGA